The genomic stretch GTCTAGACCCTACGGGAGCAGCCACTCTCCGCGACACGGCGGCAGCTTCCCGGGGGGCCGGTTCGGGTCTCCGTCCCCTGGCGGTTACCCTGGCTCCTACTCCAGGTCTCCCGCGGGGTCCCAGCAGCAATTCGGCTACTCCCCAGGGCAGCAGCTGACCCACCCCCAGGTAATAAATAGCCAGCGTTTGCTGAGCTCTTACTGTATGGCAGGCATTGGACTAATAATCCCTTTAGGtggattattttgtttaatcctctATGAAGTGAGACACTATTGTTAGCCCTGCTTTttagatgaataaactgaggctcagagaagttaagtaactttcttaGATTAccctagaaagtggcagagccctACTTTCTAGAGCCCTCTTGCTTTTAGCCGCTACACTGCCACTCATTCACAGATTTCCCTAATTCCATCTCCTTTGTCAGGGGCTTTGCCGACTGTTCCCAGTTAATTATTCTGAGCCCGGGTCTTctagagggaaaaaagcaaatgaattcCCACATAGACTTCATCTAGTTTAGAGCGTTGTTTATAGGCTAGTACCATCCTTCTATTTGCTGGCACTTTTTTCCGGCCTTTGTTTTCGAACCAAGCTGGCTTCTGCTACCAGTCCTCTCAAGGGAAAATCGGTGATGGTTGTAAGTTTCCCATTTCTCTCAGTGAGAGTGAATACGGGACGATTAGAGAGAGTATTTGTGGTGTGTAGGATTTCTGTGGTTTATAATTTGCATGTACTCGGTGCTTTTCCAACTTTCCTTATGCTAAACCAACTCCACCCCTTTGAGTCTGGAGCTAATCAGATGGAAAGGTTCTAGAAATTTTGAAGCTATAGggttaaaaagttttaatttttcttcagaagACACTGGAAattttgaggaagaaatgaaatatagtTATTTCTTACTTCACCATTTGATAGTTCTGCAAAGTTACTACATTAGAAACCCAAAAGTGAGGTGACAATGGGCATGGAATTATTAATAAATGAGCATATCAAATTagtttaaatgctttttaaaaacaaaaacactagatTGAAGGAAGACTTTGAAGTTGAACATATTTGAATTCAGGGCACAACTTTTAACTAGCAATGTGATCCCAActagcttttaaagaaaaagtaccAGTTATCGTtactaaatgttatttttaactgattttttttctaaagggtTCTCCAAGGACATCTACACCTTTTGGATCAGGGCGTggtagagaaaaaagaatatctaATGAGTTGGAAAGTTATTTCAAGCCTTCAATGCTTGAAGACCCTTGGGCTGGCCTAGAACCAGTATCTGTAGTGGATATAAGCCAACGATACAGCAATACTCAAACATTCACAGGCAAAAAAGGAAGATACTTttgttaacatttctgaaattcaaCTGGAAGCCTCATGTGTCAGGAACATCTTGGACAAAACTTTTACTTGTGTAATTAAGTTGAACCCTAACATGGTGACTTTGATTGAATAATTAGTTAGGGCTTCTTGGTATTTTTCATCTTATCAAATATTGTTGGTGTTAGAGAAGACATATGGTAGAATAAATTGCAAATTTAGCTCTTTTGGAAGTGCCTAccacaaattagaaaatttataGTTTCCAAATAGTTAACATTCTTGGTAATATAATGgacatttgtcttttaatgtttttccagtgttttaaaataaaacattttgtcttTCTAGCTATATTGTGGTTTTGTCATATGCTAAAGAAGTAGAAATATTAAAGTAATGCTTTGTAATCACTTAGTTAGAATTCATAAGTAAATATTTTGCCTACTACGTTTGAAAATAGAAGAGATAAACGATCCTTTGAGCTGTAGACAGTTCTATGTTTGTTCATAAGTAAAAGTGGGGTAAAGGAAGTGAATAAAGGAGATTTCTATTCCTATTATAACAATTGTTCTATGTGCATGTTTTATGTAATGCTTTTGTAAAAATGCATTGAAACTTGATTGGAAGTCGCAGGCACTcacttaagtaaaaaaaaaaattttaaacccttCATATTCATTTAGCTGGAAAGGGCAaggatatatttatttcttgCATAGCTAGATCAAAGTATTTTGTGTCTGAATTTCTCCACATCTCTCAGTATTGTAGAGTCATTTTCTCTTGATGACTGGCTACCAGCCATCTCACTTCCATTGTGAAGAGGACATTTCCCAGGGATGACAGATTAGCCTTGCTTAGCT from Rhinolophus sinicus isolate RSC01 linkage group LG09, ASM3656204v1, whole genome shotgun sequence encodes the following:
- the MPLKIP gene encoding M-phase-specific PLK1-interacting protein isoform X1 — its product is MHRQNFRPPTPPYPGPGVGGWGSGSSFRGTPGGGGPRPPSPRDGYGSQHHTSPYGPRSRPYGSSHSPRHGGSFPGGRFGSPSPGGYPGSYSRSPAGSQQQFGYSPGQQLTHPQGSPRTSTPFGSGRGREKRISNELESYFKPSMLEDPWAGLEPVSVVDISQRYSNTQTFTGKKGRYFC